The genomic segment TTTGCCAGCGAACGGTAGCACTGGACCGCCTGGTAGCGATTGCGCTGGGCGAGATATGCATCGATCAGCGCTTCGGCCGCCGATTCGCGCAGCGGCTCGGCGGCGAGCGCGGCGACCCCCGCCTGTGCTGCCAGCGCGAGATCGCCACACGTCGTCATGATCCGGCAGGCCGCCTCGAGCGCCTCCACCCGCAGCAGGCGAAACGCCTCCTGCCCGGCGATCAGCCACTCCTCATGCCAGCCGGGCAGAACGTCGTTCGATAGCAATACGATGTCCTCGAAGGTAAGCGCTTCGCCCTTGAGGGCACGGGCCGCGGTGGCCTGTGCGCGCGAGAAATCAACGTCCGCCGACAGCACCAGCTCGTCGCCCATGGTCTCGATCCAGCCGGGCGGAACGTGCCACAGCGCGCGGCGGAGGTTGGCTCGGCCCGCGTCTTCGGCGAGATCCAGCCAGAGATTGC from the Bradyrhizobium sp. WBAH42 genome contains:
- a CDS encoding BTAD domain-containing putative transcriptional regulator, giving the protein MTGGISERIVERKVAILGRLGVHPMVRLSLPARRLLAFLALQGRPVSRTAAASNLWLDLAEDAGRANLRRALWHVPPGWIETMGDELVLSADVDFSRAQATAARALKGEALTFEDIVLLSNDVLPGWHEEWLIAGQEAFRLLRVEALEAACRIMTTCGDLALAAQAGVAALAAEPLRESAAEALIDAYLAQRNRYQAVQCYRSLAKRLACELGVAPDEALAKRVAGICPASRTAH